The Cellulomonas fulva genome includes a window with the following:
- the aceE gene encoding pyruvate dehydrogenase (acetyl-transferring), homodimeric type gives MAQIDETGPLIGGLLSQVPDIDPEETGEWVESLDGLIDEKGGPRARYVLMSLLRHAREKNVAIPASLNTPYVNTIAVHNEPYFPGDEVIERRYRSWNRWNAAVMVTRAQRPGIGVGGHISSYASVATLYEVGLNHFFRGKDHPGGGDQVYFQGHASPGVYSRAFLEGRLSEHQLDGFRQELSHPGGGLPSYPHPRLAPDLWEFPTVSMGLGPSGAIYQAWTNRYLHNRGIKDTSQQDVWAFLGDGEMDEPESRGLIHLAAQQNLDNLTFVVNCNLQRLDGPVRGNGKIIQELEAEFRGAGWNVIKVIWGREWDTLLNADKDRALVHLMNTTPDGDFQTYRAENGAFIREHFFGRDPRTKQLVEKMTDDEIWALKRGGHDYRKIYSAYKSAREHTGQPTIILAHTIKGYGLGSGFAGRNATHQMKKLKIDDLKTLRDTLHIPFTDAQLEENPYVPPYYHPGTEDEAIQYMLERRRQLGGFVPERRATHKPVTTPPAEKYEGLAKGSGTQEVATTMALVRLFKDLLKDKEFGHRLVPIIPDEARTFGLDSIFPSAKIFNTVGQHYLAVDRDLMLSYKESESGQIMHTGINEAGSASAFQAVGTSYATHSEPLVPFYFYYSMFGFQRTGDQFWAAGDQMARGFLIGATAGRTTLTGEGLQHADGHSPLLAGTMPHVVHYDPAYGYEIRHIVKDGIDRMYAEDNGGRDRDVVYYLTVYNEPIVQPVEPEGVDVEGILKGIYLLKPAEGDGPRAQILASGVAVPWALEAQQLLAEDWGVRAAVWSVTSWNELRRDGLAAEEHAYLHPGEEPRQAYLTQKLQGAEGPFVATTDYDHLVPDQVRAWIPGTYATLGADGFGFSDTRAAARRHFKIDGPSTVVRVLQQLARTGAVAPEAPAQAIERYRLHDVTAGTSGNAGGES, from the coding sequence GTGGCTCAGATCGACGAGACAGGCCCGCTCATCGGCGGCCTGCTCAGCCAGGTACCGGACATCGACCCCGAGGAGACCGGGGAGTGGGTGGAGTCGCTCGACGGCCTCATCGACGAGAAGGGCGGGCCGCGCGCGCGGTACGTCCTCATGAGCCTCCTGCGCCACGCGCGGGAGAAGAACGTCGCGATCCCCGCGTCGCTGAACACCCCGTACGTCAACACCATCGCGGTGCACAACGAGCCGTACTTCCCCGGCGACGAGGTCATCGAGCGGCGCTACCGCTCCTGGAACCGGTGGAACGCGGCCGTCATGGTCACGCGCGCGCAGCGTCCCGGCATCGGGGTCGGTGGGCACATCTCGTCGTACGCGTCCGTGGCGACGCTGTACGAGGTGGGCCTCAACCACTTCTTCCGCGGCAAGGACCACCCCGGCGGCGGCGACCAGGTCTACTTCCAGGGCCACGCCTCCCCCGGCGTGTACTCCCGCGCCTTCCTCGAGGGCCGGCTCAGCGAGCACCAGCTCGACGGCTTCCGCCAGGAGCTCTCCCACCCCGGGGGCGGCCTGCCGTCCTACCCGCACCCGCGCCTCGCGCCGGACCTGTGGGAGTTCCCGACCGTCTCGATGGGCCTGGGCCCGTCCGGCGCGATCTACCAGGCGTGGACCAACCGCTACCTGCACAACCGCGGCATCAAGGACACGAGCCAGCAGGACGTCTGGGCGTTCCTGGGCGACGGGGAGATGGACGAGCCCGAGTCCCGCGGCCTGATCCACCTCGCGGCGCAGCAGAACCTCGACAACCTGACCTTCGTCGTGAACTGCAACCTGCAGCGGCTCGACGGCCCGGTCCGCGGCAACGGCAAGATCATCCAGGAGCTCGAGGCCGAGTTCCGGGGCGCGGGCTGGAACGTCATCAAGGTCATCTGGGGCCGCGAGTGGGACACCCTGCTCAACGCCGACAAGGACCGCGCGCTGGTGCACCTGATGAACACCACGCCCGACGGCGACTTCCAGACCTACCGCGCCGAGAACGGCGCCTTCATCCGCGAGCACTTCTTCGGCCGGGACCCCCGGACCAAGCAGCTCGTCGAGAAGATGACGGACGACGAGATCTGGGCGCTGAAGCGCGGCGGGCACGACTACCGCAAGATCTACTCCGCCTACAAGAGCGCGCGCGAGCACACCGGGCAGCCGACGATCATCCTGGCGCACACCATCAAGGGCTACGGCCTGGGCTCCGGCTTCGCCGGGCGCAACGCCACGCACCAGATGAAGAAGCTCAAGATCGACGACCTCAAGACGCTGCGCGACACGCTGCACATCCCGTTCACGGACGCGCAGCTCGAGGAGAACCCCTACGTCCCGCCGTACTACCACCCGGGCACGGAGGACGAGGCGATCCAGTACATGCTCGAGCGGCGCCGCCAGCTCGGCGGGTTCGTCCCGGAGCGGCGCGCGACGCACAAGCCCGTGACGACTCCCCCGGCGGAGAAGTACGAAGGCCTCGCGAAGGGCTCGGGCACGCAGGAGGTCGCCACGACGATGGCGCTCGTGCGCCTGTTCAAGGACCTGCTCAAGGACAAGGAGTTCGGCCACCGCCTGGTGCCGATCATCCCCGACGAGGCCCGCACGTTCGGCCTGGACTCGATCTTCCCCTCGGCGAAGATCTTCAACACCGTGGGCCAGCACTACCTCGCGGTCGACCGCGACCTGATGCTGAGCTACAAGGAGTCCGAGTCCGGGCAGATCATGCACACCGGCATCAACGAGGCCGGCTCCGCGTCGGCCTTCCAGGCCGTCGGCACGTCCTACGCGACGCACTCCGAGCCGCTGGTGCCGTTCTACTTCTACTACTCGATGTTCGGGTTCCAGCGCACCGGCGACCAGTTCTGGGCCGCCGGCGACCAGATGGCGCGCGGGTTCCTCATCGGCGCGACGGCCGGGCGGACGACGTTGACGGGCGAGGGCCTGCAGCACGCCGACGGCCACTCGCCGCTGCTGGCGGGCACGATGCCCCACGTCGTGCACTACGACCCGGCGTACGGGTACGAGATCCGGCACATCGTCAAGGACGGCATCGACCGGATGTACGCCGAGGACAACGGCGGGCGCGACCGCGACGTCGTCTACTACCTCACGGTGTACAACGAGCCGATCGTCCAGCCCGTCGAGCCCGAGGGCGTCGACGTCGAGGGCATCCTCAAGGGCATCTACCTGCTCAAGCCGGCCGAGGGCGACGGGCCGCGCGCCCAGATCCTGGCGTCGGGCGTCGCGGTGCCGTGGGCGCTCGAGGCGCAGCAGCTCCTGGCCGAGGACTGGGGCGTGCGCGCCGCGGTCTGGTCCGTCACCTCGTGGAACGAGCTGCGGCGCGACGGTCTGGCGGCCGAGGAGCACGCGTACCTCCACCCGGGCGAGGAGCCGCGCCAGGCCTACCTGACGCAGAAGCTCCAGGGCGCGGAGGGGCCGTTCGTCGCGACGACCGACTACGACCACCTGGTCCCCGACCAGGTGCGGGCGTGGATCCCCGGCACGTACGCGACGCTCGGCGCCGACGGTTTCGGCTTCTCCGACACCCGGGCGGCCGCACGCCGGCACTTCAAGATCGACGGCCCGTCGACCGTGGTGCGCGTGCTGCAGCAGCTGGCCCGCACGGGCGCGGTGGCCCCGGAGGCCCCCGCCCAGGCGATCGAGCGCTACCGCCTGCACGACGTCACGGCCGGCACGTCCGGCAACGCGGGCGGCGAGAGCTGA
- a CDS encoding DUF3052 domain-containing protein, with protein sequence MSASTDGAAQSVVRLGFASGQVIQEFGYDDDVDDALRAAIEGVTGSDLVDEDYDDVTDGAIIWFRDDDGDLTDFLVDAMTVLEDNGPIWVLTPKSGRSGHVTHSDIEEAATTSGLHAMTTFAVAPDWSATHLGTRGRGK encoded by the coding sequence GTGTCAGCCAGTACGGACGGCGCCGCACAGTCGGTGGTGCGTCTGGGGTTCGCCTCGGGACAGGTGATCCAGGAGTTCGGCTACGACGACGACGTCGACGACGCGCTGCGCGCGGCGATCGAGGGCGTCACGGGTAGCGACCTCGTCGACGAGGACTACGACGACGTGACCGACGGGGCCATCATCTGGTTCCGCGACGACGACGGCGACCTCACCGACTTCCTGGTCGACGCGATGACGGTGCTGGAGGACAACGGGCCGATCTGGGTCCTGACGCCGAAGTCCGGCCGCTCGGGCCACGTCACGCACTCGGACATCGAGGAGGCCGCGACCACGTCCGGCCTGCACGCCATGACCACGTTCGCGGTCGCTCCCGACTGGTCGGCCACCCACCTCGGCACGCGCGGCCGCGGCAAGTGA
- a CDS encoding peroxiredoxin, with amino-acid sequence MSQGSHALVVGEPAPDLTLPDTHGTPVSLAGLRGGPVVLVFVPFAFSGTCTGELCELRDNIADFQEAGVHLAVISCDPMFSLRAWAEKEGYAFDLLSDFWPHGEVARAYGVFDEASGHALRGSFLIDAEGVLRWSVVNPRGEARPLAAYREALASL; translated from the coding sequence GTGAGCCAGGGGTCGCACGCGCTCGTCGTCGGCGAGCCCGCTCCCGACCTGACGCTCCCGGACACGCACGGGACCCCGGTCTCGCTCGCCGGGCTGCGCGGTGGCCCGGTCGTGCTCGTGTTCGTCCCGTTCGCGTTCTCGGGGACCTGCACGGGCGAGCTGTGCGAGCTGCGGGACAACATCGCGGACTTCCAGGAGGCCGGTGTGCATTTGGCCGTCATCTCCTGCGACCCCATGTTCTCCCTGCGCGCCTGGGCGGAGAAGGAGGGCTACGCGTTCGACCTCCTCTCCGACTTCTGGCCGCACGGCGAGGTCGCGCGGGCCTACGGCGTCTTCGACGAGGCGAGCGGACACGCGCTGCGCGGATCGTTCCTGATCGACGCCGAGGGCGTGCTGCGCTGGAGCGTCGTCAACCCGCGCGGCGAGGCCCGGCCGCTCGCCGCCTACCGCGAGGCGCTCGCCTCGCTCTGA
- a CDS encoding MOSC domain-containing protein encodes MDRVSTPQRPSSSTSASLRLSAVGVRPVKSFAGVAARSAVIERQGLRGDRRWMLVDDAGDTVTARELPRMLEVTAVPAGDGIELSAPGHGPVRVAEPVAGSRATVTMSRVGWARAAGDAADEWVSAVLGRPLRLVWLDDPARRTVSAQHGGRPGDPLNLSDAGPVHLTTEASLAALNGWLADEQDHPPLPMERFRPSLVVAGELEPFAEDGWAGVRVGEVELRFSERCDRCVMTTVDLDMLRTTKEPTHARAASPRGRQGLVRHPAGPGQHRHRAGRRRGRPAALSTER; translated from the coding sequence ATGGACCGCGTGAGCACGCCGCAGCGCCCGTCGTCGAGCACGAGCGCGTCGCTGCGCCTGTCCGCGGTCGGCGTCCGTCCCGTGAAGTCCTTCGCAGGGGTCGCTGCCCGGTCCGCGGTCATCGAGCGGCAGGGGCTGCGGGGCGACCGGCGGTGGATGCTCGTCGACGACGCGGGGGACACCGTCACCGCGCGCGAACTGCCGCGGATGCTGGAGGTCACGGCGGTGCCCGCGGGCGACGGGATCGAGCTCTCCGCGCCGGGGCACGGGCCGGTGCGGGTCGCCGAGCCGGTCGCGGGGTCGCGCGCCACCGTGACGATGTCGCGCGTCGGGTGGGCGCGGGCCGCCGGGGACGCCGCCGACGAGTGGGTGTCCGCCGTCCTGGGTCGACCCCTGCGGCTCGTCTGGCTGGACGACCCCGCGCGGCGGACGGTCTCGGCGCAGCACGGCGGCCGGCCGGGCGATCCGTTGAACCTGTCCGACGCCGGTCCGGTGCACCTGACGACGGAGGCCTCGCTCGCGGCGCTCAACGGCTGGTTGGCCGACGAGCAGGACCACCCGCCGCTGCCGATGGAGCGGTTCCGGCCGTCGCTCGTGGTCGCCGGTGAGCTCGAGCCGTTCGCCGAGGACGGCTGGGCGGGCGTGCGCGTCGGTGAGGTCGAGCTGCGGTTCTCGGAGCGGTGCGACCGGTGCGTGATGACGACCGTCGACCTCGACATGCTGCGGACCACGAAGGAGCCGACGCACGCTCGCGCGGCATCGCCGCGAGGACGGCAAGGTCTGGTTCGGCATCCGGCTGGTCCCGGTCAGCACCGGCACCGTGCGGGTCGGCGACGAGGTCGTCCCGCTGCCCTGAGCACCGAGCGCTGA
- a CDS encoding NAD(P)-binding domain-containing protein has translation MSQTDPRAVAVLGTADGAAAVARDLARAGHEVRAWDRSRTAPEPSVVDGVALVGSPPATVDDAEIVLTLLDGDAEVLEVMAAAAPGLRAGMAWLQSTTVPQDAIAGLGTFARRYGLVLVDAPVLDGLEDDAAGTRTVLAAGPPQVRGFVAPVLDAMAERTLWTGDDAEAGTATLRARRGTAG, from the coding sequence ATGAGCCAGACAGACCCGCGAGCGGTCGCGGTCCTCGGCACCGCGGACGGCGCGGCAGCCGTCGCACGCGACCTGGCGCGGGCGGGGCACGAGGTCCGCGCCTGGGACCGGTCGCGCACAGCGCCGGAGCCGTCGGTCGTGGACGGGGTCGCCCTGGTCGGCTCGCCCCCAGCGACGGTCGACGACGCCGAGATCGTGCTGACCCTGCTGGACGGGGACGCGGAGGTGCTGGAGGTGATGGCCGCCGCGGCGCCCGGGCTGCGTGCCGGGATGGCCTGGCTGCAGTCGACGACGGTCCCGCAGGACGCGATCGCGGGCCTCGGCACGTTCGCGCGCCGGTACGGCCTGGTGCTCGTCGACGCGCCGGTGCTGGACGGGCTCGAGGACGACGCCGCCGGGACGCGCACGGTCCTCGCGGCCGGCCCGCCCCAGGTTCGCGGCTTCGTCGCGCCCGTGCTCGACGCGATGGCCGAGCGGACCCTCTGGACGGGTGACGACGCGGAGGCGGGGACGGCGACGCTCCGGGCACGGCGCGGCACCGCCGGCTGA
- a CDS encoding Nif3-like dinuclear metal center hexameric protein, with protein sequence MSAPRLADVVRVLERRYPPATAESWDAVGLVAGDPDVPVRKVLFAVDPVAEVADEALAWGADLVVTHHPLLLRGVHSMAATTFKGALLHRLVRAGCGLFTAHTNADAAAGGVADALAAVLGLVDLTPLVADDAAPLDKHVVFVPVADASAVVDAMAAAGAGALGDDDRCAWTTTGEGTFEPGPEARPAVGRVGERAVVVEARVEMVAPRGLRSAVVAAMRAAHPYEEPASDVLELAGTSGPTGTGRVGRLVVPTTLRDLAQHVADATPATAQGVRFAGDPDGLVERVAVVGGSGDPFFDAVRAAGVDAYVTADLRHHPASELRERAAFDAARRGGATTPYLVDLAHYASEWPWLAHAARALEADLADEGTTVETRVSVRSTDPWTGRAARADADS encoded by the coding sequence GTGAGCGCACCCCGCCTGGCCGACGTCGTCCGTGTCCTCGAGCGGCGCTACCCGCCGGCGACGGCCGAGTCCTGGGACGCGGTCGGGCTGGTCGCGGGGGACCCGGACGTCCCGGTCCGGAAGGTTCTTTTCGCGGTCGACCCGGTCGCGGAGGTCGCCGACGAGGCACTGGCGTGGGGCGCCGACCTCGTCGTGACGCATCACCCGCTGCTGCTGCGCGGCGTGCACTCGATGGCGGCGACCACGTTCAAGGGCGCTCTGCTGCACCGACTGGTCCGCGCCGGCTGCGGGCTGTTCACGGCGCACACCAACGCGGACGCGGCCGCCGGGGGTGTCGCCGACGCGCTCGCCGCGGTCCTCGGCCTCGTCGACCTGACCCCGCTCGTCGCCGACGACGCCGCGCCGCTGGACAAGCACGTGGTGTTCGTCCCCGTCGCGGACGCGTCCGCGGTGGTCGACGCCATGGCCGCCGCGGGCGCGGGCGCACTCGGCGACGACGACCGGTGCGCGTGGACGACCACCGGTGAGGGCACGTTCGAGCCGGGACCCGAGGCCCGTCCCGCCGTCGGCCGTGTCGGCGAGCGCGCGGTCGTCGTGGAGGCGCGCGTCGAGATGGTGGCCCCGCGCGGCCTGCGGTCCGCGGTGGTCGCCGCGATGCGCGCGGCCCACCCGTACGAGGAGCCGGCGTCGGACGTGCTCGAGCTGGCAGGCACCAGCGGCCCGACCGGCACGGGCCGGGTGGGCCGGCTCGTCGTCCCGACGACGTTGCGCGACCTCGCCCAGCACGTCGCCGACGCGACCCCCGCGACGGCCCAGGGCGTGCGGTTCGCGGGCGACCCGGACGGCCTCGTGGAGCGGGTCGCCGTCGTCGGCGGCTCGGGCGACCCGTTCTTCGACGCCGTGCGGGCGGCGGGCGTCGACGCGTACGTCACCGCCGACCTCCGTCACCACCCGGCGTCGGAGCTGCGGGAGCGTGCGGCCTTCGACGCGGCCCGACGCGGCGGCGCGACGACGCCGTACCTGGTCGACCTGGCGCACTACGCCTCGGAGTGGCCCTGGCTGGCGCACGCCGCCCGCGCGCTCGAGGCGGACCTGGCCGACGAGGGCACTACGGTGGAGACCCGCGTGAGCGTGCGCAGCACCGACCCCTGGACGGGCCGGGCGGCGCGCGCCGACGCCGACAGCTGA